One Deltaproteobacteria bacterium genomic window carries:
- a CDS encoding DUF2505 family protein: protein MKLHVKHIFSGLTLAQYGELYFEESFNEYLCKGVNLTRNVKEKSLNGTRLKRVTTVSPDREIPGPVAKVIKMDRLEYDEELTYDTEAFKGTWKINVPGPLGSKFSAGGQFTFREVAGGVERELWGEINVKVFGVGKMIETLIVTDVEKSYETAAAQTSQYIRDNAALFA from the coding sequence TCGGGCCTCACATTGGCGCAGTACGGTGAACTCTATTTCGAAGAGAGCTTTAACGAGTATTTGTGCAAGGGCGTTAACTTAACTCGTAACGTGAAAGAAAAATCACTCAACGGAACGCGCTTAAAGCGGGTTACGACTGTAAGCCCAGACCGCGAAATCCCGGGACCTGTTGCCAAAGTCATTAAAATGGACAGGCTTGAGTATGATGAAGAACTCACTTACGACACCGAGGCATTTAAAGGCACCTGGAAAATCAATGTTCCCGGCCCTCTTGGCTCGAAGTTCTCTGCAGGCGGTCAATTTACTTTTCGCGAGGTTGCTGGCGGTGTTGAGCGCGAGCTTTGGGGTGAGATCAACGTAAAGGTTTTTGGCGTTGGCAAGATGATTGAGACGTTGATTGTGACAGACGTTGAGAAGAGCTACGAAACAGCAGCAGCTCAAACCAGCCAATACATCCGAGACAACGCCGCGCTTTTTGCTTAA